A single Falco naumanni isolate bFalNau1 chromosome 20, bFalNau1.pat, whole genome shotgun sequence DNA region contains:
- the DENND4B gene encoding DENN domain-containing protein 4B isoform X1, translating into MSDEKPPQLVDYFVVAGLTDTSRPLEEESQQHRPARPSEPITDVAVIIRSQGEEVPHGFTCIETTTSGHPVDLNAGLLNNPQMFICYKRGRDKPPLIELGVHYEGKDRPKPGYKILDTTPYSRSANLNSGGPGHQRTFLTYRRAAEPHGHNTLGVTDICLVMPSKGESTPHTFCRVDKNLNTSMWGPALFLCYKIAMAKANTLVYEAGLLGRYPEQDSESFPLPESVPVFCLPMGATIESWPADTKYPLPVFSTFVLTGASGDKVYGAAIQFHEAFPRERLSEKQSLRLGLLSVVDRRPVAGRSLQTRKSICVLSHWPFFDVFRKFLMFIYRYSISGPHVLPLETHISHFMHNVPFPSPQRPRILVQMSPYDNLLLCRPVSSPLPLSGASFLTLLQNLGPDNAVALLVAVLTEQKLLIHSLRPDVLTSVGEALVAMIFPLRWQCPYIPLCPLALADVLCAPVPFIVGIHSSYFDLYEPPRDVIFVDLDTNTIFQSEERKLLSPRSLPRRPCKVLLASLHSLSQQLDEMYSGPGEEASLELLLSDAEAARGRRAQLELEARAAFLRFMACALRGYRSFLRPIAPAPAPAGRDAGSLFALQGFLKSRERAYHRFYGQLLRTQLFTQFIEDCSFASDRDPCLEFFDTCVDKVQAELEKPEDTPLMELDDPRGGEHTVFITPPEQPAGPDGTELPARYRYDGFPTLRPELLEPPRDPLVAQLCQARSSAPSSPAPRRTKQEMKVAQRVAQKYSSVPDMWAKCLLGHCYGLWFLYLPTHVRAAPAKLRALQLAYEVLRKMEAHKVVLPDEVCYRILMQLCGQYGEPVLSVRVLLEMKRAGIVPNTITYGYYNKAVLESKWPAGTQSGRLRWAKLRNVVLGAAQFRQPLRQRERRAAATAAPPGGRAPPAPRPSLQRQTTWAGRSLRDAPPAPRLVKSGSLSFPSNTHSEGGRGGLGEPPATRPSPLPIAPDPLPPRLRGPPGSADGSLSDISFATDESDRADEGPVGSGGPVGGTPRRGLAAKLQQLLSPGKRPPLRPAASTELPAGTRDAADAACPRRGSEQRDGEPLPRRGPAESLLRPRERPESTASESSVSLGSELDLSDTSVGSAGVPKSEPPADGATGQEPPAVEVLLSSCSRCQGCGALVYDEEVMAGWTSDDSNLNTTCPFCGRSFVPFLSIEIQDFQLPPSTAEDGSLPAPAAQGPVLSDRRRCLALDEAEPELCNGCPDAAVPRRLERVAFAYLSPLVLRKELESLVENEGGEFLAQPELVDSHPIIYWNLVWYFQRLGLPSNLPRLLLGSQHVAPAPQAQPPNSPCVRVRLLWDVLTPDPDSCPPLYVLWRLHSNVPTRLWSWRPHGHPFSLAFLEAVLSHVGLSEVHKAIALFLETLAAPGGPRHLQRSIYREILFLTLAALGRDHMDIAAFDKKYKSAYNKLAGSLGKEELRRRRAQPPSSKAIDCRKSFGATLEC; encoded by the exons ATGTCGGACGAGAAGCCCCCGCAGCTGGTGGACTACTTCGTGGTGGCTGGCCTGACCGACACGTCGCGGCCGCTGGAGGAGGAGAGCCAGCAGCACCGCCCGGCGCGCCCCAGCGAGCCCATCACCGACGTGGCCGTCATCATCCGCTCGCAGGGCGAGGAGGTGCCCCACGGCTTCACCTGCATCGAGACCACCACCTCCGGCCACCCCGTCGACCTCAACGCCGGGCTGCTCAACAACCCCCAGATGTTCATATGCTACAAGCGGGGTCGCGACAAGCCCCCCCTCATCGAGCTGGG GGTGCACTACGAGGGCAAGGACCGCCCGAAGCCGGGCTATAAGATCCTGGACACGACGCCCTACAGCCGTTCAGCCAACCTCAATTCGGGGGGGCCGGGACACCAACGCACCTTCCTGACGTACCGGCGGGCGGCCGAGCCCCACGGCCACAACACGCTGGGGGTCACCGACATCTGCCTCGTCATGCCCAGCAAGGGCGAGAGCACCCCGCACACCTTCTGCCGGGTGGACAAGAACCTCAACACCAGCATG TGGGGCCCTGCCCTGTTCCTGTGCTACAAGATTGCCATGGCCAAGGCCAACACGCTGGTCTACGAAGCCG GCCTGCTGGGGCGTTATCCCGAGCAGGACAGCGAGTCCTTCCCCCTGCCCGAATCCGTGCCCGTCTTCTGCTTGCCCATGGGGGCCACCATCGAGAGCTGGCCGGCCGACACCAAGTACCCGCTGCCCGTCTTCTCCACCTTCGTGCTGACCGGTGCCTCGGGCGACAAG GTGTACGGGGCGGCCATCCAGTTCCACGAGGCGTTCCCCCGGGAGCGGCTGTCGGAGAAGCAGAGCCTGCGCCTGGGGCTGCTGAGCGTGGTGGACCGACGGCCCGTGGCCGGCCGCTCGCTGCAGACCCGCAAGAGCATCTGCGTCCTCTCCCACTGGCCCTTCTTCGACGTCTTCCGCAAGTTCCTCATGTTTATCTACCGCTACTCCATCTCGGGGCCCCACGTGCTGCCCCTTGAGAC gcacaTCTCGCACTTCATGCACAACGTCCCCTTCCCGTCCCCGCAGCGGCCGCGCATCCTGGTCCAG aTGTCCCCGTATGACAACCTGCTGCTGTGCCGCCCCGTGTCCTCCCCGCTGCCGCTCAG CGGCGCCAGCTTCCTGACGCTGCTGCAGAACCTGGGCCCTGACAACGCGGTGGCACTGCTGGTGGCCGTGCTGACCGAGCAGAAGCTGCTCATCCACTCCCTGCGCCCCGACGTCCTGACCAGCGTGGGCGAAGCCCTGGTGGCG ATGATCTTCCCCCTGCGCTGGCAGTGCCCCTACATCCCGCTGTGCCCGCTGGCGCTGGCTGACGTGCTGTGTGCCCCCGTGCCCTTCATTGTAGGCATCCACTCCAGCTACTTCGACCTCTACGAGCCCCCCAGGGACGTCATCTTCGTCGACCTGGACACCAACACCATCTTCCA GAGCGAGGAGCGCAAACTGCTGTCCCCCCGCTCCCTGCCGCGCCGGCCCTGcaaggtgctgctggcctcgctgcacagcctctcccagcagctggatgaGA TGTACAGCGGGCCGGGGGAGGAGGCGtcgctggagctgctgctgagcgATGCGgaggcggcgcggggccggcgggcgcagctggagctggaggcgCGAGCGGCTTTCCTGCGCTTCATGGCCTGCGCCCTGCGCGGCTACCGCTCCTTCCTGCGCCCCATcgcccccgcgcccgccccggccggccgCGACGCCGGCAGCCTCTTCGCCCtgcagg GGTTCCTCAAGTCGCGGGAGCGGGCGTACCACCGGTTCTACGGGCAGCTGCTGCGCACCCAGCTCTTCACCCAGTTCATCGAGGACTGCTCCTTCGCCAGCGACCGAGACCCCTGCCTCGAGTTTTTCGACACCTGTGTGGATAAG gtgcaggcGGAGCTGGAGAAGCCGGAGGACACCCCCCTGATGGAGCTGGACGACCCGCGGGGTGGCGAACACACCGTCTTCATCACCCCCCCCGAGCAGCCGGCGGGTCCTGATGGCACCGAGCTGCCGGCACGATACCG TTACGATGGGTTCCCCACGCTCCGCCCCGAGCTGCTGGAGCCCCCCCGGGACCCGCTGgtggcccagctgtgccaggccaGGAGCagtgcccccagcagcccagccccgcgCAGGACCAAGCAG GAGATGAAGGTGGCCCAGCGCGTGGCCCAGAAGTACTCGTCGGTGCCCGACATGTGGGCCAAGTGCCTGCTGGGGCATTGCTACGGGCTCTGGTTCCTCTACCTGCCCACCCACGtccgcgccgcccccgccaAGCTGCGGGCGCTCCAGCTGGCCTACGAGGTCCTGCGCAAGATGGAAGCTCACAAAGTGGTGCTCCCGGATGAG GTCTGCTACCGCATCCTGATGCAGCTCTGCGGGCAGTACGGGGAGCCGGTGCTGTCGGTGCgggtgctgctggagatgaAACGCGCCGGCATCGTGCCCAACACCATCACCTACGGCTACTACAACAAG GCGGTGCTGGAGAGCAAGTGGCCGGCGGGCACCCAGAGTGGGCGCCTGCGCTGGGCCAAGCTCCGCAACGTGGTGCTGGGGGCCGCCCAGTTTCGGCAACCCCTGCGGCAGCGGGAACGCCgggccgccgccaccgccgcccccccag GCGGCCGAGCCCCCCCAGCGCCCCGTCCCAGCCTGCAGCGACAGACCACCTGGGCTGGGCGCAGCCTGCGGGacgcccccccggccccccggctGGTGAAGAGCGGCAgcctcagcttccccagcaACACCCACAGcgaggggggccggggggggctgggggagcccccagccacccgcccctcccctcttcccatAGCTCCGGACCCGCTGCCTCCCCGGCTGCGGGGTCCCCCTGGCTCGGCCGACGGGAGCCTGTCGGACATCAGCTTTGCCACGGACGAGAGCGACCGGGCGGACGAGGGGCCGGTGGGCAGCGGGGGGCCGGTGGGGGGCAcgccgcggcgggggctggctgccaaactgcagcagctgctgtccccCGGCAAGCGGCCCCCGCTCCGGCCAGCCGCCAGCACCGAGCTCCCCGCCGGAACCCGCGACGCCGCCGACGCCGCCTGCCCGCGCCGGGGGTCCGAGCAGCGGGATGGGGAGCCCCTGccgcgccgcggccccgccgagAGCCTGCTGCGCCCACGGGAGCGCCCCGAATCCACCGCCTCCGAG AGCTCCGTCTCGCTGGGCAGCGAGCTGGACCTGTCCGACACCTCGGTGGGCAGCGCCGGCGTCCCCAAGTCCGAGCCGCCGGCCGATGGGGCCACCGGGCAGGAGCCGCCTGCCGTGGAG GTCCTGCTGTCCAGCTGCTCGCGGTGCCAGGGCTGCGGCGCGCTGGTGTACGACGAGGAGGTGATGGCCGGCTGGACCTCCGACGACTCCAACCTCAACACCACCTGCCCCTTCTGCGGCCGCTCCTTCGTCCCCTTCCTCAGCATCGAGATCCAGGACTTCCAGCTGCCCCCCAG CACCGCTGAGGAcggctccctccctgctccggCCGCGCAGGGACCGGTGCTCAGCGACCGCCGCCGCTGCCTGGCGCTGGATGAGGCCGAGCCGGAGCTCTGCAACGGCTGCCCCGACGCGGCG GTGCCGCGACGGTTGGAGCGGGTGGCTTTCGCCTACTTGAGCCCCTTGGTGCTGCGGAAAGAGCTGGAAAGTTTGGTGGAGAACGAAGGCGGGGAGTTCCTGGCGCAGCCGGAGCTGGTGGACAGCCACCCCATCATCTACTGGAACCTCGTCTGGTACTTCCAGCGCCTGGGGCTGCCCAGTAACCTCCCCCGCCTCCTCCTGGGCTCCCAGCACGTCGCCCCGGCCCCACAG GCGCAGCCCCCCAACTCCCCCTGCGTGCGCGTGCGGCTGCTCTGGGACGTCCTGACCCCCGACCCTGACAGCTGCCCCCCGCTTTACGTCCTCTGGAGGCTTCACA GTAACGTCCCCACGCGGCTGTGGTCATGGCGGCCCCACGGCCACCCCTTCTCGCTGGCCTTCCTGGAGGCCGTGCTGAGCCATGTGGGGCTGAGCGAGGTGCACAAGGCCATCGCGCTCTTCCTCGAGACACTGGCAGCCCCCGGGGGACCCCGGCACCTGCAGAG gAGCATCTACCGGGAAATCCTCTTCCTCACGCTGGCGGCGCTGGGCAGGGACCACATGGACATCG CTGCCTTTGACAAGAAGTACAAGTCGGCCTACAACAAGCTGGCTGGGAGCCTGGGTAAGGAGgagctgcggcggcggcgggcgcagccccccagctccaaAGCCATCGACTGCCGCAAGAGCTTCGGGGCCACGCTCGAGTGCTAG
- the DENND4B gene encoding DENN domain-containing protein 4B isoform X2 gives MSDEKPPQLVDYFVVAGLTDTSRPLEEESQQHRPARPSEPITDVAVIIRSQGEEVPHGFTCIETTTSGHPVDLNAGLLNNPQMFICYKRGRDKPPLIELGVHYEGKDRPKPGYKILDTTPYSRSANLNSGGPGHQRTFLTYRRAAEPHGHNTLGVTDICLVMPSKGESTPHTFCRVDKNLNTSMWGPALFLCYKIAMAKANTLVYEAGLLGRYPEQDSESFPLPESVPVFCLPMGATIESWPADTKYPLPVFSTFVLTGASGDKVYGAAIQFHEAFPRERLSEKQSLRLGLLSVVDRRPVAGRSLQTRKSICVLSHWPFFDVFRKFLMFIYRYSISGPHVLPLETHISHFMHNVPFPSPQRPRILVQMSPYDNLLLCRPVSSPLPLSGASFLTLLQNLGPDNAVALLVAVLTEQKLLIHSLRPDVLTSVGEALVAASTPATSTSTSPPGTSSSSTWTPTPSSMYSGPGEEASLELLLSDAEAARGRRAQLELEARAAFLRFMACALRGYRSFLRPIAPAPAPAGRDAGSLFALQGFLKSRERAYHRFYGQLLRTQLFTQFIEDCSFASDRDPCLEFFDTCVDKVQAELEKPEDTPLMELDDPRGGEHTVFITPPEQPAGPDGTELPARYRYDGFPTLRPELLEPPRDPLVAQLCQARSSAPSSPAPRRTKQEMKVAQRVAQKYSSVPDMWAKCLLGHCYGLWFLYLPTHVRAAPAKLRALQLAYEVLRKMEAHKVVLPDEVCYRILMQLCGQYGEPVLSVRVLLEMKRAGIVPNTITYGYYNKAVLESKWPAGTQSGRLRWAKLRNVVLGAAQFRQPLRQRERRAAATAAPPGGRAPPAPRPSLQRQTTWAGRSLRDAPPAPRLVKSGSLSFPSNTHSEGGRGGLGEPPATRPSPLPIAPDPLPPRLRGPPGSADGSLSDISFATDESDRADEGPVGSGGPVGGTPRRGLAAKLQQLLSPGKRPPLRPAASTELPAGTRDAADAACPRRGSEQRDGEPLPRRGPAESLLRPRERPESTASESSVSLGSELDLSDTSVGSAGVPKSEPPADGATGQEPPAVEVLLSSCSRCQGCGALVYDEEVMAGWTSDDSNLNTTCPFCGRSFVPFLSIEIQDFQLPPSTAEDGSLPAPAAQGPVLSDRRRCLALDEAEPELCNGCPDAAVPRRLERVAFAYLSPLVLRKELESLVENEGGEFLAQPELVDSHPIIYWNLVWYFQRLGLPSNLPRLLLGSQHVAPAPQAQPPNSPCVRVRLLWDVLTPDPDSCPPLYVLWRLHSNVPTRLWSWRPHGHPFSLAFLEAVLSHVGLSEVHKAIALFLETLAAPGGPRHLQRSIYREILFLTLAALGRDHMDIAAFDKKYKSAYNKLAGSLGKEELRRRRAQPPSSKAIDCRKSFGATLEC, from the exons ATGTCGGACGAGAAGCCCCCGCAGCTGGTGGACTACTTCGTGGTGGCTGGCCTGACCGACACGTCGCGGCCGCTGGAGGAGGAGAGCCAGCAGCACCGCCCGGCGCGCCCCAGCGAGCCCATCACCGACGTGGCCGTCATCATCCGCTCGCAGGGCGAGGAGGTGCCCCACGGCTTCACCTGCATCGAGACCACCACCTCCGGCCACCCCGTCGACCTCAACGCCGGGCTGCTCAACAACCCCCAGATGTTCATATGCTACAAGCGGGGTCGCGACAAGCCCCCCCTCATCGAGCTGGG GGTGCACTACGAGGGCAAGGACCGCCCGAAGCCGGGCTATAAGATCCTGGACACGACGCCCTACAGCCGTTCAGCCAACCTCAATTCGGGGGGGCCGGGACACCAACGCACCTTCCTGACGTACCGGCGGGCGGCCGAGCCCCACGGCCACAACACGCTGGGGGTCACCGACATCTGCCTCGTCATGCCCAGCAAGGGCGAGAGCACCCCGCACACCTTCTGCCGGGTGGACAAGAACCTCAACACCAGCATG TGGGGCCCTGCCCTGTTCCTGTGCTACAAGATTGCCATGGCCAAGGCCAACACGCTGGTCTACGAAGCCG GCCTGCTGGGGCGTTATCCCGAGCAGGACAGCGAGTCCTTCCCCCTGCCCGAATCCGTGCCCGTCTTCTGCTTGCCCATGGGGGCCACCATCGAGAGCTGGCCGGCCGACACCAAGTACCCGCTGCCCGTCTTCTCCACCTTCGTGCTGACCGGTGCCTCGGGCGACAAG GTGTACGGGGCGGCCATCCAGTTCCACGAGGCGTTCCCCCGGGAGCGGCTGTCGGAGAAGCAGAGCCTGCGCCTGGGGCTGCTGAGCGTGGTGGACCGACGGCCCGTGGCCGGCCGCTCGCTGCAGACCCGCAAGAGCATCTGCGTCCTCTCCCACTGGCCCTTCTTCGACGTCTTCCGCAAGTTCCTCATGTTTATCTACCGCTACTCCATCTCGGGGCCCCACGTGCTGCCCCTTGAGAC gcacaTCTCGCACTTCATGCACAACGTCCCCTTCCCGTCCCCGCAGCGGCCGCGCATCCTGGTCCAG aTGTCCCCGTATGACAACCTGCTGCTGTGCCGCCCCGTGTCCTCCCCGCTGCCGCTCAG CGGCGCCAGCTTCCTGACGCTGCTGCAGAACCTGGGCCCTGACAACGCGGTGGCACTGCTGGTGGCCGTGCTGACCGAGCAGAAGCTGCTCATCCACTCCCTGCGCCCCGACGTCCTGACCAGCGTGGGCGAAGCCCTGGTGGCG GCATCCACTCCAGCTACTTCGACCTCTACGAGCCCCCCAGGGACGTCATCTTCGTCGACCTGGACACCAACACCATCTTCCA TGTACAGCGGGCCGGGGGAGGAGGCGtcgctggagctgctgctgagcgATGCGgaggcggcgcggggccggcgggcgcagctggagctggaggcgCGAGCGGCTTTCCTGCGCTTCATGGCCTGCGCCCTGCGCGGCTACCGCTCCTTCCTGCGCCCCATcgcccccgcgcccgccccggccggccgCGACGCCGGCAGCCTCTTCGCCCtgcagg GGTTCCTCAAGTCGCGGGAGCGGGCGTACCACCGGTTCTACGGGCAGCTGCTGCGCACCCAGCTCTTCACCCAGTTCATCGAGGACTGCTCCTTCGCCAGCGACCGAGACCCCTGCCTCGAGTTTTTCGACACCTGTGTGGATAAG gtgcaggcGGAGCTGGAGAAGCCGGAGGACACCCCCCTGATGGAGCTGGACGACCCGCGGGGTGGCGAACACACCGTCTTCATCACCCCCCCCGAGCAGCCGGCGGGTCCTGATGGCACCGAGCTGCCGGCACGATACCG TTACGATGGGTTCCCCACGCTCCGCCCCGAGCTGCTGGAGCCCCCCCGGGACCCGCTGgtggcccagctgtgccaggccaGGAGCagtgcccccagcagcccagccccgcgCAGGACCAAGCAG GAGATGAAGGTGGCCCAGCGCGTGGCCCAGAAGTACTCGTCGGTGCCCGACATGTGGGCCAAGTGCCTGCTGGGGCATTGCTACGGGCTCTGGTTCCTCTACCTGCCCACCCACGtccgcgccgcccccgccaAGCTGCGGGCGCTCCAGCTGGCCTACGAGGTCCTGCGCAAGATGGAAGCTCACAAAGTGGTGCTCCCGGATGAG GTCTGCTACCGCATCCTGATGCAGCTCTGCGGGCAGTACGGGGAGCCGGTGCTGTCGGTGCgggtgctgctggagatgaAACGCGCCGGCATCGTGCCCAACACCATCACCTACGGCTACTACAACAAG GCGGTGCTGGAGAGCAAGTGGCCGGCGGGCACCCAGAGTGGGCGCCTGCGCTGGGCCAAGCTCCGCAACGTGGTGCTGGGGGCCGCCCAGTTTCGGCAACCCCTGCGGCAGCGGGAACGCCgggccgccgccaccgccgcccccccag GCGGCCGAGCCCCCCCAGCGCCCCGTCCCAGCCTGCAGCGACAGACCACCTGGGCTGGGCGCAGCCTGCGGGacgcccccccggccccccggctGGTGAAGAGCGGCAgcctcagcttccccagcaACACCCACAGcgaggggggccggggggggctgggggagcccccagccacccgcccctcccctcttcccatAGCTCCGGACCCGCTGCCTCCCCGGCTGCGGGGTCCCCCTGGCTCGGCCGACGGGAGCCTGTCGGACATCAGCTTTGCCACGGACGAGAGCGACCGGGCGGACGAGGGGCCGGTGGGCAGCGGGGGGCCGGTGGGGGGCAcgccgcggcgggggctggctgccaaactgcagcagctgctgtccccCGGCAAGCGGCCCCCGCTCCGGCCAGCCGCCAGCACCGAGCTCCCCGCCGGAACCCGCGACGCCGCCGACGCCGCCTGCCCGCGCCGGGGGTCCGAGCAGCGGGATGGGGAGCCCCTGccgcgccgcggccccgccgagAGCCTGCTGCGCCCACGGGAGCGCCCCGAATCCACCGCCTCCGAG AGCTCCGTCTCGCTGGGCAGCGAGCTGGACCTGTCCGACACCTCGGTGGGCAGCGCCGGCGTCCCCAAGTCCGAGCCGCCGGCCGATGGGGCCACCGGGCAGGAGCCGCCTGCCGTGGAG GTCCTGCTGTCCAGCTGCTCGCGGTGCCAGGGCTGCGGCGCGCTGGTGTACGACGAGGAGGTGATGGCCGGCTGGACCTCCGACGACTCCAACCTCAACACCACCTGCCCCTTCTGCGGCCGCTCCTTCGTCCCCTTCCTCAGCATCGAGATCCAGGACTTCCAGCTGCCCCCCAG CACCGCTGAGGAcggctccctccctgctccggCCGCGCAGGGACCGGTGCTCAGCGACCGCCGCCGCTGCCTGGCGCTGGATGAGGCCGAGCCGGAGCTCTGCAACGGCTGCCCCGACGCGGCG GTGCCGCGACGGTTGGAGCGGGTGGCTTTCGCCTACTTGAGCCCCTTGGTGCTGCGGAAAGAGCTGGAAAGTTTGGTGGAGAACGAAGGCGGGGAGTTCCTGGCGCAGCCGGAGCTGGTGGACAGCCACCCCATCATCTACTGGAACCTCGTCTGGTACTTCCAGCGCCTGGGGCTGCCCAGTAACCTCCCCCGCCTCCTCCTGGGCTCCCAGCACGTCGCCCCGGCCCCACAG GCGCAGCCCCCCAACTCCCCCTGCGTGCGCGTGCGGCTGCTCTGGGACGTCCTGACCCCCGACCCTGACAGCTGCCCCCCGCTTTACGTCCTCTGGAGGCTTCACA GTAACGTCCCCACGCGGCTGTGGTCATGGCGGCCCCACGGCCACCCCTTCTCGCTGGCCTTCCTGGAGGCCGTGCTGAGCCATGTGGGGCTGAGCGAGGTGCACAAGGCCATCGCGCTCTTCCTCGAGACACTGGCAGCCCCCGGGGGACCCCGGCACCTGCAGAG gAGCATCTACCGGGAAATCCTCTTCCTCACGCTGGCGGCGCTGGGCAGGGACCACATGGACATCG CTGCCTTTGACAAGAAGTACAAGTCGGCCTACAACAAGCTGGCTGGGAGCCTGGGTAAGGAGgagctgcggcggcggcgggcgcagccccccagctccaaAGCCATCGACTGCCGCAAGAGCTTCGGGGCCACGCTCGAGTGCTAG